The genomic segment ATCTCCGGTCTGCATATGGCGATTGTCGGCGGCTTTGCCTTCTTCGCCTGCCGGGGCGCGCTGGCCCTGAGCCCACCGATCGCGCTGAGATATCCGATCAAGAAATGGGCCGCCGCATTGGGGATGATCGCCTTGGCGCTTTATCTGGCCCTTTCGGGCGCCCCGGCCCCGGCGATCCGCGCCGCCGTGGTCGCGTGGGTAGCCTTTGGGGCCATTCTGTTTGACCGTCGGGCATTGAGTTTGCGCGCTCTCGCCATAGCCGCCCTCATCGTGTTGCTGCTGATGCCCGAAGCCGTACTGGAACCGGGGTTTCAGATGTCGTTTTGCGCCACGGCGGCGCTTCTGGCACTGGCCGAAGTGTCGCGTAACCCGGTGCGCGAACTGGATGTGCCGTGGTGGGTGCGCAGTTGGCAGGGCCTGTGGCACGGACTGAAGGTCTCGGTGCTGGCTTCGACGGTGGCCGGGTTGGCCACCACCCCCTTCGGTGTCTTCTATTTCAGCCGCGCCCAGATGTATGGTCTGTTAAGCAATCTGCTCGAAGCCCCGATCACCGGCTTTATCGTTATGCCGGCGCTGGCGCTGGGCACCGTGATGAGTGGCACGCCTTTCGGGGCCCCTATCCTGTGGGTGGCGCAGCAGGGGCTGTCTGTGATCGCGGCCATCGCGGGCTTTGTGGCCGATTTACCCGGCGCGGTGTTGACGGTGGCGGCCCCGCCCAATCTGGCTTTGGCCCTGTCCACCGCCGGAGTCTTGTGGATGTGTCTGATCCGCGGGCGGGTGCGCTGGGTCGGGCTATTAGCGGCTCTGGCGGTGATCTACTGGCCGCGTGAGACAGCACCGGATATCTGGCTGGAGGCCGAAGGTAGCAATGCGGCGCTCCGCGTTGATGGCACGGCCTATAGCCTGCGTCCCACTGTGCGCCAGTATGGCTATCAGTTGTGGTTGAAACACTATGCGCTGAACGATGCCCCTCAGAGGGGCCCGCAGGACTATGTGTGCAAAAGCTATGTCTGCCTACCCACGGCCACCGCACCTTACCGCGTCGGTTTCGCGTTCGGCCGCAAAGTCCCCAAGCCTGAACAGATAGTGGCCCTGTGCCAATCCGCTGATCTGATCGTGCTGCGATCTCAGGTGGCCGAATGGCCCGCCAACTGTGCCGGTGTCAACCGCATTACCGCCTCAGACTTCGAGCGGTTGGGGGCCATGGAACTGACGCGATCAGGTTCGAAACACTGGCACATCCACGCCGCTAAACCTTTGAGAGGTCAGAGGCCATGGGTACATTAAGCCCGCCGTTCGGCCTTCCGCATCTGTCTTATCTGATCCCGCCTTACGTGACGGTCTGGACCTGTGCTGACGGGCGCCTTTTATAGCCAGACGCAAAGGCCGGGCGATCCTATGGTTTATCCAAAGTCTAACCCGGTGCGGAAAGTCTCTGATGTGGCTGAAAACCTGGCTCAGCGTGAGAATGGCCGCAATTTCGGCATAGACGGCGGTATCTGCGGCGACCAGAAACACCACCTCAGCCGGAAACGCCGGGGCGAACGAGACCACCGTGGCGACAAAGGCCGCAGCAAACACCACTTTCGACCATGTAAGCGTGTTAAGTCCCTTCGCCAGACGGTCGATCAGAAGGCCTTTAAGGCGGTGACCTATCCGGGTTTCCGGAAATAAAACGGCAACGCCATAGGCCATGAGTATCGCATAAAGAACAGAAAACCCCATATCAGCCTCCACGAGAGCGATATGGGGTGCAGCGGTCGCCAAACAAGACGCGATTTAATGATACCGGCGCATCAGACCGACCAGCTTGCCCTGAACGGCCACTTCGTCAGCATTGTAGATTCGGGTCTTGTAGGCCGGGTTGGCCGCCTCAAGGGCAATCGAGGCCCCTTTTTTGCGGAGGCGTTTCAAGGTGGCGGTGTCGCCATCGACCAGCGCCACGACGATTTCGCCCGACTGCGCCGAGTCCGACTTCTTGATAATCACATAATCGCCGTCAAGAATACCGGCATTGATCATCGAATCACCTTCGATTTCCAACAGATAGTGCTCGCCCGAGCCGACGAAGATTTCAGGCACGCGGATACGGTCGCGTTCGGCCCCCAGCGCTTCGATGGGGACACCCGCCGCAATCTTGCCCAGCAGAGGCAGTTCGCGGCCTTCGTCATTGGCGGGTTTGGACGCCGGGGCCGGGGCAGTGGGGCGCGTACCCTCGACCACCTGCGGCACAAAGGCCTGACGACCACGCGGCGGAGCGGCGGTCGTGGCCTGATCCGGCAGCTTGATGACTTCCAGAGCGCGGGCCCGGTGCGCAAGGCGGCGGATGAAGCCGCGTTCTTCAAGGGCGGTAATCAGTCGATGAATCCCCGACTTCGACGCCAGATCCAGCGCCTCCTTCATCTCATCAAAGGACGGAGACACCCCCGTTTCCTTGATGCGTTCATGAATGAACATCAGAAGTTCGCGTTGTTTGGTCGTCAGCATAGGTCCACTCGCTGCAAAAGTTTGTCCCCGGACATGGCAATATTTAGCGCATGAATGGTGAACAAGTCATGAACTTGTGCAAAGTGTTCTGTATGCGTTCTTGAGCCTTGTCAAGCGGGCGTGAGCAGATTCTTCGCCGCCTGAGTGACGTCGCCCTGCCGCATCAGGCTTTCGCCGACCAGCATGGCCGTGGCCCCGGTTTTTTCGAGACGCGCCACGTCCTGCGGCGTGAAGATACCGCTTTCGGCCACCAGAACGTGCTGCGGTCCGACCATGGCCGACAACTCTTCAGTCGTTTTCAGATCGACGTCAAAAGTTCTTAAGTTTCGGTTGTTTATACCGATCAGCGGAGAGGCAAGCTTAAGCGCGCGCTCCATCTCAGGCGCGTCGTGTACTTCGACCAGGGCATCCATGCCATAGGCATGGGCCGCCGCGATCAGATCGGCGGCGAGGGCGTCGTCGATCATGGCCATAATCACCAGAATGGCGTCGGCCCCAAGGCTGCGTGACTCGGCGACCTGCCACACATCGACAAGAAATTCCTTGCGGATGCAGGGCAGGGTGACGGCGTTGCGGGCCGCCACAAAGTGCGATTCGTGCCCCATAAAGCTGGGCGCATCGGTCAGGATCGACAGACAAGACGCTCCGCCGGCCTGATAGGCCGCCGCCAATTCAGCCGGTTCGAAATCCTCACGAATCAGACCTTTGGAGGGGCTGGCCTTTTTGACCTCGGCGATCAGAGACAGGCTGCGCGGCTGTTTATGGGCCGCCAGCGCGCGTTGAAAGCCGCGTGGTGCACTAACGTCCTTGATGCGCGCCTCCAGAATCGCCAGAGACGCCGCAGGCTTGCGTTCGGCGACTTCCGTGCGCTTGTAGGTGGCGATCTTTTCCAGAATATCGGACATGTCTTAGCTGTTCGTTAGGGTGACGAGTTGGTCGAGCGCGGCCAGGGCCTTGCCGTTATCGAGGCTGGCGGCGGCGTGATCCAGCCCGTCTCGCAGAGTCTCCACCGCCCCGCCGACCAGGAAGGCCGCCGCGGCATTGAGCATGACGATATCGCGATAGGGGCCTTTTTCGCCCTCAAGCAGGCGACGCAGGGCCGTGGCATTGTGCTCGGGTGCGCCGCCCGTGATGTCAGCCAGCGCCGCGCGTGGCAGGCCCACGGCTTCGGGGGTGATGGTGAACAGGCGCAACTTGCCGTCCCTCCATTCCGCCACCTCGGTTTCGCCCGTGGTGGTCAGTTCATCCAGACCGGAACCGTGCACAACCCAGGCATGAACGGCCTCAAGCTGACCCAAGGCCTTGCCAATCGGCTCGATAAAGCGCGGGGAGGGCACGCCCACCACCTGACGGCGCGCACCGGCGGGATTGGTAAGGGGACCCAGCAGGTTGAAAATGGTGCGGAAACCGAGCTGCTGACGGATCGGGGAGACGTGTTTCATCGCCCCATGATGCGCTACGGCGAACAGGAAGCAGATACCGGCTTCGTCCAGCGCCTTGCGCTGCTGCTCCGGCGTGGCGTCGATATTGACGCCCAGCGCCGCGAGAACATCGGCCGTGCCGGATTTTGAGGTGATGGCGCGGTTGCCGTGCTTGGCGACCTTGAGCCCGCCGCCGGCCGCCACAAAGCCCACGGCTGTGGATATGTTGAGCGTGTGCAGGCCGTCACCACCTGTGCCGCAGACATCCACCGTGTCATAGGGATGGTCGAGCGTTTTGGCGGCGGCCCGCATGGCGCGGGCGCAGGCAGCGATTTCACCGACGGTTTCACCGCGCAGGCGGATGGCGGTCACGGCGGCGGCCACCTGAGCCGGGGTCGGTTCGCCGCGCAGACAAGCAGAAAAGAAGATTTCGGCGTCGGCGTCGGACAGGGTCTGACCGTCCGCCAGCTTGGCCAGCAAGGGTTTGAAGGCGTCAGACATAGAGGTTGTGGCTCTCGATACCGGCCAGTCGCAGGAAGTTGGCCAGAATCTGATGACCGCCTTCGGTGGCGATGGATTCCGGGTGGAACTGCACGCCGTGTATGGGTCGCGTGCGGTGCTGAACGCCCATGATTTCGCCGTCTTCGGTCCAGGCGGTGACGATCAGATCGTCCGGCAGGGTTTCGCGCTTGATGGCCAGCGAGTGATAGCGCGTCGCTGTGAACGGATTGGGCAGGTCCTTGAACAGGCCGATGTCTTTGTGATGGATCTGGCTGGTCTTACCATGCATCAGCGTCTTGGCGCGGATAACGTCGCCACCATAGGCCTGACCGATCGACTGATGCCCCAGGCAGACGCCAAAGATCGGCAGGTCTTCGGGCGCAGCGCGCAGCAACGGCAGGCAGATGCCGGCCTGATCCGGCGCGCATGGTCCGGGCGACAGCAGAACCGCCTTGGGCTTTAGCGCCAGCGCGTCCTGAACGCTCAGCGCGTCGTTGCGGTACACCTGCGTTTCCGCGCCCAGTTCCGCCAGATAGTGCACCAGATTATAGGTGAAGCTGTCGTAATTATCGATGACAAGGATCATGGCCAACTCCCATGCAAGCGATATAGGCAAAGGCGGCGCAAAAACCAAACGGAAATGGCTCAACGCCCGGACGTTTCAACGGTTTCACGTCTGAGCACGCCTAAATTTCCCATAAGATTTATTATGCGGAATTTGACTCATGATAGGATGGGCAGGCTCTTAGGCCCGCCTTCCGATCTATTTCAGCGTCAGTTCGTATTCGGGCGTCAGTCGGATCGCGTCGATGCGCGCCACCTGACCCTCTGCGAATTGCGGCTTCACACTGGCGTCGAAATAGACTTTTGAATCTTCGCGCAACGGCATGACGCTGAGCGTCAGCGGCTGCGTCAGCTTGTCGGCATAACGCTTGAGCCCAATACGCCATGTCCGCCCGATATAGTATTCGTCGTCGAGCATCTGCGGCCCTGAAAACAGCCTTGCCACATCGCCCTGATAATCGACGTCCAGATAGACGTCGGATACCCCTTTCAGTGCGTCCTTGGGCACCTTCACAGTCCACGCCGCCGAAGCCCCGAAGCTCTCCGGTTCAGGTACGATGGGTGTGTTTCTTGGCCCCCAGGTCTTCAGCGGCGGCGCCTTGCCGGCCGGGCGCAGAAGCTGCCATTCAGCGGTGAGTTTGACCTCTGGCGCCGTGGCTGACCAGCTTTGAAACAGGCCCTTTGATTCTTCACGTTTTAGTTTCAGATTTGCAGAAAAATTATCTGATAAATATGGATAAATCGCAAATTTAAATTGAGGGTCGGTTTGCCGGAACGTCGCGCCACCCTCCGCGTTGCCAAAGACGTGCGCCGCACTCAAAATCAGATGCGGACGGCCCTGCACGGTAACGGTAGTCAGGCTCTGCGCCTGAGCTTCGCTGAGCAAAAGCAGGCGTGCGGTCTTGCCGTTTGTGCCGGTGACCGTAACGATGCGCCCCGTGTCGGGCAGCACCCGTATCTGCGCCCCCTGCTGGGTCTTTTTCGCCCCCGCAACGGTACGCACGGCATTCGTTTCAAAGACAAATTCCGGCTCGATCTGACCCGTCGCGGCGAACACATAGAGATCGCCCTTCCCGTCATCGAACTTGGTCACCGGCTGGGCCGTCGCCCAAAGGAGATTGATGCCGGACAGGTCGAAATGGACGGGCCAGATGAAGGCGGCCCCTTCTTCGACTGTCACGCCTTTCGACGGCAAGGTTACGCTTTTATCGCTAAGTTTAACCTCAAAGCGCGTATCCGGATGCGCGGGCGTGGCGTACTGGCGCACGTGATTATTGACGAAGACAAAACCCGACCGACCATCGCCTCGAAACGCCCAGCGCAGGGTTGTCAGATCATCGGCGGCTGCCGGTTTTATCTCCGGCGCATAGACGGCCATTGGGGCCAGACGATCCCCGAAGGTCTGAAGGAAGGCGTGAATGGGTTTGAGTTTGTTCAGGACCGGGTGCGCCTGACCATATTGGCCCAGAGGCGCCTGAAAATCGTAGCCGAACTTAGGCACATCGTTATACCCGCCGCTGGCCATGCTTTCGTCGCGTGACGGCGAGCCCGACGGGTTCTGCCCGCCCTGAAACATATAATAGCCCAGAAGATTGACACCTGAGCCGACCTTGGTGATCACCATATCGGCGATATCGTCGGGGCTGATTAAAGGACGGCGACGATACATTTGCGGCACACCGCCACCATATTCCGCGCCAAAGAAGGGCGTGATGTCGCTGTCGCGCGCACCGTCATCCTGTGTTGAGGTGCGCCCCTGCGCCCCCAGACCCTTCTCATTACGCACGCCAAACTGAAACAGATAGCTCGACTTGGGCGGCAGTAGGCCCGATGAGGCCGACCATGGTTCATCGACATAAGAGCCGAACACCGGGATCACCTCGCCACGCGGAAAGACCGCATTGTCCCAGCCGGTCACCGTGTACAGCGGCACATCAAAACCATGCGCGCGCAACATCTCCTTCAATCGGGAAATATGATCGCGCCCCTGAAGCGGCCCTGTGCGGTTATATTCGTTTTCGATCTGGATGCCGATAACGGGGCCGCCGTCCTTCCACAAAAGCCCCCTCGCCTGTTCGGCAACCTGTCCGAAAAAGGCATCGACATAGCCAAGATAGGTCGGGTCATTGCCGCGCGTCGGGACGGAATCGACCACCCAGTCCGGAATGCCGCCAAAGCGCACTTCCGCATGGGCCCAAGGGCCGGGACGCAGATAGACATACAAGCCGTGTTTCTGCGCTAACTGTATGAATTTACGAAGGTTTCGGTTGCCGCTCCAGTCGAAGCTGCCAGGGCGCTCCTCATGGTGTTGCCAGATGACATAGGTGGCGACGACAGTAACACCCGCCGCCTTCATCTTGAGGAGCTGTTCTTCCCAGTATTGTTCCGGAAAACGTGTATAATGAAATTCCCCCATAACCGGCAAAACGGGTTTGCCAGCAAGCGTCAGATAGCGATCATTGACGCTGATGACCTGCCCCGAAGGCGACAGGCCGGTCCCCATTTTCAACAGACCTTCACGCGGCGCCGGAGGCGCCATCTGCGCATCGACCCGCACGGTTTCCGCCGAGGCGAGCCCGCATAGCAGGCTCAGCACAGCCGTCGAGGCGGCCAGAAGATTTCCGTTCATTGGCATTTCCCTCTTTTTTTGATTGGGAAATTTGTACGACAATAAGCAGTGCCCGCCAAGCGCTATATCTAAAAATCTATGCCCGACCCGTCATCTGCTCATAGCGGCCCAGAGCCTGATCGCTCAGCTTGACCTTTAGGTGGATATGACCGGTTTCGTCATCAAACCGATCCAGCACGCGGCCCTGAGTGTACAGAAAGGCCAGAAGCTGCCCGTCCTGGGGCGCCAGCTCGACGTCGATTTCGGTGCCTGCCTCATCCACCTTGAGCGCGATGTCGCTGAGGAGCTTTTCGATCCCCTCGCCCGTGATGGCCGACACCATGATCGGCTTGTTCATGGCGCGATCCAATACGGCGCGGCTATAGAGGATGTCGCGGGCTTCTTCGTCCAGCAGGTCGATCTTGTTCCATACCTCGATCAGACGTGATTTATCGAGGTCTGGATGGATATGGGTCAGCACCTGCATCACGTCCTGCGCCTGCGCGTCGCTTTCCGGATTCGACATGTCGCGCACGTGCAGGATCAGATCGGCTTCCAACACCTCTTCCAGCGTGGCGCGGAAGGCGGCAACCAGTTCGTGCGGCAGGTCGGAGATAAAGCCCACCGTATCGGAAATAATAGCCGCCCGCCCCCCCGGCAACTTCAGTGTGCGCAACGTTGTGTCAAGCGTGGCGAACAGCATGTCCTTGGCCAGCACTTCGGCGCGCGTCAGGTGATTGAACAGGGTCGATTTGCCGGCATTGGTATAGCCGACCAGTGCCACAATCGGGTACGGCACCTTTTTGCGCGCGCTGCGGTGCAGGCTGCGGGTGCGGCGCACCTCGTCCAGTTCGCCCTTGAGCAGCTTGATCTTGTCGGCGATCATACGGCGGTCCAGTTCGATCTGGGTTTCGCCGGGCCCGCCGGTCGTACCGGTGGCGCGCTGACGCTCAAGGTGGGTCCAGGTCCGCACCAGCCGCGAGCGCTCGTATTCCAGCCGTGCCAGTTCGACCTGAAGCTTGCCTTCGCGTGTGCGGGCGCGACGACCGAAGATTTCGAGGATCAGGCCGGTGCGGTCGATGACCTTGCGTTCCCAGGCCTTTTCGAGATTGCGCTGCTGGATCGGCGTCAGGGTGGTGTTGACGATGACGAGATCGGCTTCAACCTCTTCGCACAGCGTCACAATCTCCTCGACCTTGCCGGAACCGAACAGGGTGGCCGGGTTGGGCTTGCGCACCCGTGCGGTGTCGGCGGCGACGATCTCAAGATCGAGGGCGATGGCCAGACCGGCGGCTTCGTCCAGACGTGACTCATCATAGCGCCGCGCCGCGGGTACACCCTGAGGTTGACGCGGCGAAGACGGCGCGTGCGGGGCGGCCATGTCGGGGTCGATAATGACCGCACGCTGGGTTTCCGGCGTGCGGTTTACAAATTTGGTGGTCAAAAGAGTCCTTTGGACGACAAGACGCACATCCCAAAAAGTGTAAGCGGTTTTTGGATGAGATGTGCGTCAAAGCGAAAAGATTAAGGCGTGATCCGATCTGTGATCGGAGCGCGACTTAATCGTCCGAGTCTTCTTCCTGCTCATACAACTGCACCGGCGCAGCGGGCATGATGGTCGAGATCGCGTGCTTATAGACCAGCTGCGACTGACCGTCGC from the Asticcacaulis excentricus genome contains:
- a CDS encoding ComEC/Rec2 family competence protein, with product MQRLRVWLSHIRAIDWAQSLRQSLAQQAGRLVLWLPVALGAGCAVYLSLRFEPPWLWILPVMGVAGGIYALSLWRQWPSVVRHGLLFIVMFTLGVGLCKLRTERVEAPVLVSQQTQFHLDAVIMDIVGTDSSEPKLLLAPLRLSGVAPEQTPIRVRLSLRTLPPDLTPGQAISVFAILHPPAGPSIPGGYDYARTAWFDAVGAVGFAPGRIRTIDTPPLPARLQRIVALNHLRWEVTQRLMAQIPDTRMGGFAAAMVTGHQAFLAPELVEDMRDSGLAHILSISGLHMAIVGGFAFFACRGALALSPPIALRYPIKKWAAALGMIALALYLALSGAPAPAIRAAVVAWVAFGAILFDRRALSLRALAIAALIVLLLMPEAVLEPGFQMSFCATAALLALAEVSRNPVRELDVPWWVRSWQGLWHGLKVSVLASTVAGLATTPFGVFYFSRAQMYGLLSNLLEAPITGFIVMPALALGTVMSGTPFGAPILWVAQQGLSVIAAIAGFVADLPGAVLTVAAPPNLALALSTAGVLWMCLIRGRVRWVGLLAALAVIYWPRETAPDIWLEAEGSNAALRVDGTAYSLRPTVRQYGYQLWLKHYALNDAPQRGPQDYVCKSYVCLPTATAPYRVGFAFGRKVPKPEQIVALCQSADLIVLRSQVAEWPANCAGVNRITASDFERLGAMELTRSGSKHWHIHAAKPLRGQRPWVH
- the lexA gene encoding transcriptional repressor LexA: MLTTKQRELLMFIHERIKETGVSPSFDEMKEALDLASKSGIHRLITALEERGFIRRLAHRARALEVIKLPDQATTAAPPRGRQAFVPQVVEGTRPTAPAPASKPANDEGRELPLLGKIAAGVPIEALGAERDRIRVPEIFVGSGEHYLLEIEGDSMINAGILDGDYVIIKKSDSAQSGEIVVALVDGDTATLKRLRKKGASIALEAANPAYKTRIYNADEVAVQGKLVGLMRRYH
- the trpC gene encoding indole-3-glycerol phosphate synthase TrpC; this translates as MSDILEKIATYKRTEVAERKPAASLAILEARIKDVSAPRGFQRALAAHKQPRSLSLIAEVKKASPSKGLIREDFEPAELAAAYQAGGASCLSILTDAPSFMGHESHFVAARNAVTLPCIRKEFLVDVWQVAESRSLGADAILVIMAMIDDALAADLIAAAHAYGMDALVEVHDAPEMERALKLASPLIGINNRNLRTFDVDLKTTEELSAMVGPQHVLVAESGIFTPQDVARLEKTGATAMLVGESLMRQGDVTQAAKNLLTPA
- the trpD gene encoding anthranilate phosphoribosyltransferase gives rise to the protein MSDAFKPLLAKLADGQTLSDADAEIFFSACLRGEPTPAQVAAAVTAIRLRGETVGEIAACARAMRAAAKTLDHPYDTVDVCGTGGDGLHTLNISTAVGFVAAGGGLKVAKHGNRAITSKSGTADVLAALGVNIDATPEQQRKALDEAGICFLFAVAHHGAMKHVSPIRQQLGFRTIFNLLGPLTNPAGARRQVVGVPSPRFIEPIGKALGQLEAVHAWVVHGSGLDELTTTGETEVAEWRDGKLRLFTITPEAVGLPRAALADITGGAPEHNATALRRLLEGEKGPYRDIVMLNAAAAFLVGGAVETLRDGLDHAAASLDNGKALAALDQLVTLTNS
- a CDS encoding anthranilate synthase component II, translating into MILVIDNYDSFTYNLVHYLAELGAETQVYRNDALSVQDALALKPKAVLLSPGPCAPDQAGICLPLLRAAPEDLPIFGVCLGHQSIGQAYGGDVIRAKTLMHGKTSQIHHKDIGLFKDLPNPFTATRYHSLAIKRETLPDDLIVTAWTEDGEIMGVQHRTRPIHGVQFHPESIATEGGHQILANFLRLAGIESHNLYV
- a CDS encoding beta-galactosidase yields the protein MNGNLLAASTAVLSLLCGLASAETVRVDAQMAPPAPREGLLKMGTGLSPSGQVISVNDRYLTLAGKPVLPVMGEFHYTRFPEQYWEEQLLKMKAAGVTVVATYVIWQHHEERPGSFDWSGNRNLRKFIQLAQKHGLYVYLRPGPWAHAEVRFGGIPDWVVDSVPTRGNDPTYLGYVDAFFGQVAEQARGLLWKDGGPVIGIQIENEYNRTGPLQGRDHISRLKEMLRAHGFDVPLYTVTGWDNAVFPRGEVIPVFGSYVDEPWSASSGLLPPKSSYLFQFGVRNEKGLGAQGRTSTQDDGARDSDITPFFGAEYGGGVPQMYRRRPLISPDDIADMVITKVGSGVNLLGYYMFQGGQNPSGSPSRDESMASGGYNDVPKFGYDFQAPLGQYGQAHPVLNKLKPIHAFLQTFGDRLAPMAVYAPEIKPAAADDLTTLRWAFRGDGRSGFVFVNNHVRQYATPAHPDTRFEVKLSDKSVTLPSKGVTVEEGAAFIWPVHFDLSGINLLWATAQPVTKFDDGKGDLYVFAATGQIEPEFVFETNAVRTVAGAKKTQQGAQIRVLPDTGRIVTVTGTNGKTARLLLLSEAQAQSLTTVTVQGRPHLILSAAHVFGNAEGGATFRQTDPQFKFAIYPYLSDNFSANLKLKREESKGLFQSWSATAPEVKLTAEWQLLRPAGKAPPLKTWGPRNTPIVPEPESFGASAAWTVKVPKDALKGVSDVYLDVDYQGDVARLFSGPQMLDDEYYIGRTWRIGLKRYADKLTQPLTLSVMPLREDSKVYFDASVKPQFAEGQVARIDAIRLTPEYELTLK
- the hflX gene encoding GTPase HflX, producing the protein MTTKFVNRTPETQRAVIIDPDMAAPHAPSSPRQPQGVPAARRYDESRLDEAAGLAIALDLEIVAADTARVRKPNPATLFGSGKVEEIVTLCEEVEADLVIVNTTLTPIQQRNLEKAWERKVIDRTGLILEIFGRRARTREGKLQVELARLEYERSRLVRTWTHLERQRATGTTGGPGETQIELDRRMIADKIKLLKGELDEVRRTRSLHRSARKKVPYPIVALVGYTNAGKSTLFNHLTRAEVLAKDMLFATLDTTLRTLKLPGGRAAIISDTVGFISDLPHELVAAFRATLEEVLEADLILHVRDMSNPESDAQAQDVMQVLTHIHPDLDKSRLIEVWNKIDLLDEEARDILYSRAVLDRAMNKPIMVSAITGEGIEKLLSDIALKVDEAGTEIDVELAPQDGQLLAFLYTQGRVLDRFDDETGHIHLKVKLSDQALGRYEQMTGRA